A stretch of DNA from Natronorubrum halophilum:
GAGGGAATCACTCTCACCTGGGATGAGGCGTTAGACGGAGTTGACTGGAGTCGCTTGCAGTCGGTGCCCGAACTTGAGGAAAGCCCGGTGCTGGAGTCGGACAACAGCTACGTCATCACTGAACTCGGTGAGCAGGAGTACGAGACTATCCTAGAGCTGGCTCGGGGGCGTGAGCGCAAGTACTACTGGGCCACCGCCAATCAGGACCTCTGGGACCTCGAAGCCGTGAAGCCTGGGGAGGAGATATTCTATACGGCCTACAACGAGGCCGGACGAAAACGGCGCCTCTTCGAATCATATGAAACCGCCCGGTCCGGGGACCGGGTGTTGTTCTACCATTCCTCGCCGGTACAGCAGATAGTCGGCGAAGGTGTCGTGGTCGAAGGCCTCCATAAGGAGGAGCCGGAATTCCGCGACGAGCCAGTCGAGGGGCTCACGCTCCGCTACGAAAACTCACTGGCGCCCATCTCCTGGGAAACCGTTACCGAAATCGAGGAACTAACAGACTCTCGGGTACTCCGGAACAATGCACGGGGTGCCTTGTTCCCGCTGTCGGAAACGCAATTCAAGGCGACTCGGTCGGCTAGCGATATCGACATGCGAATCGAGGAGCTTCGAGACCGCCTCTCGCCCCCCACGATAGCTATTGACTTCCCAAATGGCCTCTACTTCGAATCTAAGACGGAACTCGAGCGCCAAATCAAGGCCTCACTGAATTCTGGACAGCACATCATCTTCACCGGGCCGCCCGGGACGGGGAAGACCAAGCTGGCCAAGCACATCTGCGAACACGTCGTCGACGAGTACGGCGATTTCGTCGACGGCCACCGCTTCACCACTGCCACCGCCGAATGGACAACCTTCGACACCATCGGTGGCTATGTCCCGAACCGATCAGCTGAAGGCGACGAACTCGTCTTCCAGCCACGTATCTTTCTGGACTGTTTCCGGAAGGACGGCGCCATCCGCAACGAATGGCTTGTCATCGACGAGATCAACCGCTCAGATATCGACAAGGCCTTCGGCCAGCTATTCTCAGTACTCTCAGGTGATTCGGTCCAGCTCCCCTACGAGCGAAAGTCGCCCATCGAGATTGCCTCGCTGGATGCCAGCGACGCGGAGAATGAAGCCCGTCTGGAATCAGTTATCACTGACCCGGATACGTTCCCTGTGACGCCGTCGTGGCGGCTGCTTGCGACGATGAACACCTACGACAAGACCTCGCTCTATGAGCTCTCCTATGCGTTCATGCGTCGGTTCAACTTCATACACGTCGGTGTCCCACCGCTGGCCGAAGATGGGGAGGTCCGGGTCTCACTGCTTGACCCCGAGTTCGACGAGAACTACGCAACGGAATGGATTGCCGAGGACGAGAGCCTACGGGAACCGCTAGAAGCAAGCTACGAACAGTTGGCTGTGGTCTGGCACAAAGTCAATAATCACCAGACCATCGGCCCATCCATCGTCCGGGACATCCTCGGGTATCTCGCAGCGGCCGGCCCAGCGACGCTTGAGGATCCGGGGCCAGCCCTAACGGACGCGGTCATCGCGCAAGTCTTCCCACAGCTCGAGGGGATGGCACCTCAGGAGCAACGGAGTCTCGTCGACGCGCTCACGGATAAGGACGTTCCGACCGAGGACAACCCGGTCGACCTAACCCTCGAGAGAGAGCGGCTCGAGAGAAAGGCGGAGGACTTCTTCGACCTCCCGCCACGTAGCGATGAGTAAGCTCAGTCGAGCGGCCCTGACAGACGCTGTTCAGGAGGAGCTAATTACCTACCTCCGGAATGGGACCATCAACGAACGGTCGGTCACCCGGGCGCTCGATATTTCAGGGCTGGGAATCGAGAATCTCGATCGACTCAAGCGCATCCACTTCTGCCTCAGTGATGATATCGTCGAGTTCGTTGAAGCCCTCCAAGGGCGGCTCCGCCGAATCAAGACCGCCAATCAGCGGGAGCGAGAGGTCACGCGCGGCGAGGTGCGAGGCGGCATTGACTGGCAGGCGACAACTAGGCTTCGGTATTCCGAGGCTCCGGGCGACCGAACTCAGTTTGCCTGCAAGACGCCGTATACCGAGTACGATATCCCTGAGAATCTAGTCCTGAAGAAACTGCTCTGGGTTATCCACTCGACAGTACAGGACGACCTTTCAAATATCGACTATGAGTGGCGGACGGATGTCTGGCCGACCGAGCGCATCACTATGTTCGACCGTATCTACGCCCGGAATGTCCATCTCAATCGCATCCGTGATGGAGACGATATCAACATTAACCAGCGGATGCTCAACACTGCCCGGACAGCCCGCCAGTCGCTCTACACCGATGCTTACACCTACTACGATCGATACCGCAGATTGCTGGCCAGTGCCTATGATGACGATGACATCTCCGAGTTGCTATCGGACACACTCGTCGTCCCGGAGCGACTACCGCAGCTGTTCGAACTGTTCTGCATCTTCCGGCTCCTCAGGGGCTTCAGCGCTCAGGGGTTCCGACTGCATCCGATTGAGTCCGGGTCAAAGCAGCTCGCGACATTAGAGGATAACCGCCATACAGTCGATGTCTACCACGACCGGAGTGGGAGACTCTCCTTTCACGTCCCACTCTCGGAGCTGGAGGGGGTTGAGGAGAACTACGTTGAACGCATCCAGCACATCCAGCGTCGTCACGAGGAGCTGGTCGATGCTTTCCTCGGGAACGACACGCAGCATTCGCTGTTCAGTGGAAGGCCCGATATCGTCTTCGAAGTGTATGACTCCCCTCGACGAGAGAGGCTAGTAGCGGTCACCCTCGGTGAGATAAAATACAGTGACAGCCCACAGACGTTCACGAGCGGCCTTGAGGAACTGCTGGAGTACATCGAGTTCGCCCAGCAGGATAGCTATCTCACCGGCCAGGAAGTCGACGTTCGGGGTCTACTCATCACCGACGGCGTTAAGTCGAACGCGGTGGCCCCACTCGATGGACGCATCACGCATCTCTCGGCTGCTGATCTGACAACTGAGAGATTCGCAACGGACTGGATACCAGAGCGGTTTCGATAGACCGACTCAAATCGACAGCAGTTCCTCGCTTCGTTAGTTGCCTCCCCCATCAAGCGCCGCCAGCAGTTCGGAAGAATCGTCTCGACACGGTTCTCGAGGCACAGATCTTTGAAGACGTCCAGTTGTTCGGACGATATGGCACTGATCCGGCGGCTGCGTTTCTGCCTAGACTCCGCGAGAAACATGGTCTCTCCAATACCGTGTTTCTCGTCGATCAGTTTAGCTATCGGACTTCCCTTGCTCGGTTAGGGTTGAACGGTTGGGTAGACTATACTAACCGAAACCTCATCGAAAAGTGGTTTCACACCTTCAAATGCGTCTCGACCGTTTCCCCAACTCGTGGGTGGGCAGTCGATCAAAGCGTACGCAAGTAAATTGAACAGTTTGTGCATTACTACAACCATCAGAGATCACACCAATCGCTGGATGGACGAACGCCAGCCGACGAGATGCTGAACTAGACAGTGCCAACTAAACTGTGCCATAAGAAGATTAATATATTGGCAAATCAATCAAGTTTCTATCGAATGTCTGAGTGGTATGTTCATGCACAATGTGGCCATGAGTTGGGTATAGAACCCGGTATAGTTCGGTTGGTTGATCTACTGATTGATGCTCCATACATCGTCTCGCGTGCAGCACCGCAGTTAGAATTCGAATTCCCTACGTCTGCTAGACGAATTCAGGATTGGATCAAAGACTGTCCACAGGCTGGCATCACTGCGTTCGATAGACAACTTGGAGCTGATGCTGCTGTCGCAGCAATCGTTCACTATGCGTTAGTTGGCGCACAGCGCATGTTTGACCCTAATAGTCGTTCTCTCGGGAAGGCAATTCCAGCCCAGATCAGGGAACGGCTCGACACACTCTCTAGCGTGTCTGAGATCAAGGGTCCAGTAGCGACTGCAACCAGGTTCTTTGAGAATAACGATGTGTTGATTCAAGATGCCCTAAAGCGCGCTGTCTCAAATAAAAGCGAGGAAAGTCTCTATTGTGATCATTGCGGAAATCCGTTTGAGTCTGCACCGCTGTTGTACTGTTCTAACTGCGGGACACTCCTTGGTGGGTGGCCGCAGATCGTTCATGACGAGGCGAAAAGAGAGCGACAAGATCGCTACAATCAGCGACTCTCTGGTGAGATTACTGAGCACAACCCCAGTTCGAAGTTCGTTATTGTTGGAACAGCGCATCGTCCCCCGGATTGGATCGAAGATGGAAGTCAGGTTGGTTATACGATAAATGATCAGCGGCTCCTCCTAGGAAGAGTAATCAACACCACTGAGAGCGAAGTGCATGTCGATTACGGTGAGATGGGATCACTCCCTCTCGCAGAGGGGATGTCGGTTGAGTTGTGGAGTGCAGAATCACATATCACTACGATTCTACAACAATCGTGGCTGCTCGAGGCGCGACGTGACTTTCAAGGCCTCACTACATCATCACCAGATCACGAACGCCTCGTGCAGAACTCGATGCGCTTGCTTGAGACACTGCACCGCGATTCACCACCGCAGATCACTCCAGAGCAGAATACACGGTTAGAGAGTGTTGGCACTGACAGTTTTCCGCTCAATGACTCGCAGCGCGAGGTTGTCAATCACATCCTCGGTATGAGTCCGGGGGATCTATATACCGTCGTTGGTCCACCTGGAACTGGCAAAACCGAGGTGATCGCGAACGCAGCACACGAACTTGCCAACAAGGGAGAACGCGTCTTAGTAACGTCACATACGAATATTGCGGTCGACAATGTCATCGAGAAACTGGCCGGAAACAATCTACACAAGGTCGTTCGGGTTGGCCGTCCTGAGAAGGTATCAACAAAGGCTAAGGAGTTGATGTTGGAAAAAGTAGTCGATAGCGAGTCGGCATCAGTGAGTGGGTTACTTAACCGGGTTGATGAACTCAAATCGGAGATTAGTACGCACCAAGATCGAATTGGTGGTTTAGAGGAACATAAGCAGTTCCTCAGCCGGGAGGTCGACCATCGGCTACGTGACTCCAATAGGGAAGCCGAGATAGACGCAGAAATTGCAACAGAGCGTGAAGAGCTGACTACCCTCCAGCGAGAGTTGCGAGAATTGTGGGATGAGGCAGAGGCCACATCCGTGAGACAAGCCGATATCACCGGAGCGACTTTGATCCGTTCCCAACTCGGTGGGCTTGCACAGGTCGAATTTGATACGGTCATTATCGACGAGGCGAGCCAAATTAGTACCCCGATGGGACTGCTGGCAATGACAACTGCGAAAAAGTGGGTCGTCGTTGGTGATCACAAGCAGCTGCTACCAGTTCTGAAGAGCGTTAATACTGACTCCGGACGTCCTCCAGTAGGATCGAGTATCTTCAATCTTCTTCGCGACCGCTTTGGTGAGGACGCCTGGCTCCGAACACACTACCGATCCATTGCTCCAATCATTGGGTTTGCGCGTGACCGAGTCTACGACTCGAATATCGAGCTGGCAGATACCAATGGTAGAACGATCAAAACACCATCTCACCTGCGATCGGACGGGATGTTCGTGGATGAGATTTTAGACGAACCACTGGCGATGGTTGCTACCAACAAGGAACAGGGCTGGCGCAAACGCTACGGAAGTCCGTTCAACAGACAGGAAGCCGACGTCTGTGTCCGGCTGGTTGCCCGACTCGTCCAAGATTATGGTCTCGACACCGACCAGATCGGTATCATCACACCGTATCGTGGCCAGCGCAACGTAATCCGCGATGAACTCGAGACAGAGTATGCCGTCGACGTCGAGACAGTCGATGGCTTCCAAGGCCGCGAGCGAGACGTTATCATCTACAGCGTCGTCGGAACTGATCCAGGGAGTCTAAAGTTCGCTGGGGACCAGAACCGATTCAACGTGGCGGCAACACGGCCGAAGTCGAAACTCGTAGTTGTAGGTAATGTCGACCGCATCGGTGCAAAGACCCAGCCTGATAACATTCTTCGCTCGTTTGTCGAATATGCAGATACCCGTGACGCGTTTTTTGACTGGGATACGGAATCAAGAGTATCTCCAGACCTCCCCAGCCCTCTTTCCACCGAACCTGATGACGATCTGGTGGAGGATACCGAACACGAGCTTCCTCCAAGGGATCTTACGCGGCTCAGCGATATTGTTGCGATGCAACCAACGAGTAATGGAGAACTAGCATCTCGGTGGGATCTCAACTCTGGTAAGGAAGTCCATCGCTATCTTTCTTCGGCCCTTGATGAGTATTTCTATCGCGA
This window harbors:
- a CDS encoding DUF5797 family protein encodes the protein MPTKLCHKKINILANQSSFYRMSEWYVHAQCGHELGIEPGIVRLVDLLIDAPYIVSRAAPQLEFEFPTSARRIQDWIKDCPQAGITAFDRQLGADAAVAAIVHYALVGAQRMFDPNSRSLGKAIPAQIRERLDTLSSVSEIKGPVATATRFFENNDVLIQDALKRAVSNKSEESLYCDHCGNPFESAPLLYCSNCGTLLGGWPQIVHDEAKRERQDRYNQRLSGEITEHNPSSKFVIVGTAHRPPDWIEDGSQVGYTINDQRLLLGRVINTTESEVHVDYGEMGSLPLAEGMSVELWSAESHITTILQQSWLLEARRDFQGLTTSSPDHERLVQNSMRLLETLHRDSPPQITPEQNTRLESVGTDSFPLNDSQREVVNHILGMSPGDLYTVVGPPGTGKTEVIANAAHELANKGERVLVTSHTNIAVDNVIEKLAGNNLHKVVRVGRPEKVSTKAKELMLEKVVDSESASVSGLLNRVDELKSEISTHQDRIGGLEEHKQFLSREVDHRLRDSNREAEIDAEIATEREELTTLQRELRELWDEAEATSVRQADITGATLIRSQLGGLAQVEFDTVIIDEASQISTPMGLLAMTTAKKWVVVGDHKQLLPVLKSVNTDSGRPPVGSSIFNLLRDRFGEDAWLRTHYRSIAPIIGFARDRVYDSNIELADTNGRTIKTPSHLRSDGMFVDEILDEPLAMVATNKEQGWRKRYGSPFNRQEADVCVRLVARLVQDYGLDTDQIGIITPYRGQRNVIRDELETEYAVDVETVDGFQGRERDVIIYSVVGTDPGSLKFAGDQNRFNVAATRPKSKLVVVGNVDRIGAKTQPDNILRSFVEYADTRDAFFDWDTESRVSPDLPSPLSTEPDDDLVEDTEHELPPRDLTRLSDIVAMQPTSNGELASRWDLNSGKEVHRYLSSALDEYFYRDETVRIRATAEAEQLIESSREAALSTANVKGEEQEGATQTNHEKPSQKDTDHDRRGELIAELKHLDENWSNVDRRLLYSVGDNHPDEYEEIFGTLNAALSAAGLEDTTDRDTGTESSNTGTTNDKLEQALREVGLANEPGS